Below is a window of Halolamina sp. CBA1230 DNA.
AGGACGTGCTGTTCTGTGTCGACGCCGCCAGCGGCGAGGTCCGCCGGACGGTGCCGCTCCGGACCGCCGCCGACGAACCGCTCGTCACCGAAGGAACGGGCGTCGCGCTCGCCGACGACGGCGTGCTGTTCCCCGCGGGCGTCGACGGGGAGTACGGGATCTACCGGCTCGGGTGAACCCCGGTCTCAGAGCAGCGAGGGGAGGAACAGCAGGGCGAGGAAGAGATGCCAGACGACCGCGGCTTGCCGGGTCTGCGATCCCGACCCGGGCTGGGGCGGCCGCCGGAACACGGCGTCGTAGATGAACAGCGTCGCGAGGAGAGCACCGCCGAGCAACCCGAGTCGGAACTCGACGTCGGTCAGCGCGCCAACGGCAGACCCCCCACCCAGAGAGACAGCGATCGCGACCAGTACCTTGTCGTAGTAACTGAGAGATCGCATCGTCATCGCACTCCTCCCTACACGTCTCAGACTGAAAAGCGGCCGAGCCGACCGCCCCGACTGAGGACGCCGAACCACGACTCGACGGCTCCCGATACCCACGAATATGCATACACGTCGACGACCACAACCCCTTTTACGCACGGACGAACATACTCAGTCGATGACCGCCTACACCGCGACGGTGACGGTGCGGCTGAAGCGCGGCGTGCTCGATCCGGAGGCCGACACGACCCAGCAGGCGCTGGAGCGGCTGGGGTTCGAGCTCGCGGATCTGCGCTCGGCCGACCAGTTCGAGGTGGATCTGGAGGCCGAGAGCGCCGACGCCGCCGCCGAGCGCGCCGACGAGATGGCCGAGCGGCTGCTCGCGAACCCGACGCTGCACGACTACGACGTGGCGGTGGAGGAACGAGCCGGATGACTGTCTCGGCCTCCGACTGCGACCGACAGGGTTCCACCACCCGGAGGTGGTTTTCGTGACGGTCGCAGTCGTCCAGTTCGGCGGCTCGAACTGCGACCGCGACGCAGTGCGGGCGCTCGACCGCGTCGGCATCGACGCCGAGCGTGTCTGGCACGAGGACGGCCTCCCAACGGGGACGGAGGGAGTCGTCCTCCCCGGCGGGTTCTCCTACGGCGACTACCTCCGGGCGGGCGCGATGGCCGCCCACTCGCCGATCATGAACGAGGTTCGCGCGGCCGCGGCGGACGGGACGCCCGTGCTCGGTGTCTGTAACGGTGCCCAGATCGGCAGCGAGAGCCGGCTCACCCCGGGGGCGTTCACCACGAACCGCAGCGCGCGCTTCCAGTGTGAGGACGTGTTCCTTCGCGTCGAGAACGCCGAGACGCTCTGGACTGCGGCGTACGACGAGGGCGAGGTGATCGAACTCCCGATCGCTCACGGCGAGGGGCGGTTCGAGATCGACGACGCGGCGTACGAGGAACTGGTCGAGGAGGACCGCGTGCTGTTCCGCTACTGCGACGCCGACGGCGAGGTGACCGACGAGGCGAACCCCAACGGCTCGAAGGGGAACGTCGCGGGCGTGCTGGGCGAGCGCGAGAACGTGGCCGTGTTGATGCCGCATCCGGAGCGGGCTTCGTTGGCGGAGTTGGGCGGGAGTACGGACGGGCAGGGCGTTCTGGAGGGGCTGGCGTAGGAGGTTTCGGGGCGTTTTGGGCGTTTCTTCGACGACCCGGGGTTATCGACGACTCGAACAGCAACAGTAGCAGCATCTCGGTACTCCATGACGGCTGCGACCGCAACAGCATCTCGGTACTCCATGACGGCTGCGACCGCAACAGCATCTCGAAGCATGACCACTTGTACCGCAACCGCGACCGCACAGCGATGGTCTTCCCCGCATCCTCGCGGGTCACTCCGTTCCCCGCTCGGTTTTCCGCGGCCTCCCGTCGGTCGGCCGCGCCATCCTCCCCACGGGCTCGCCGACCGTTGGCGAGCCCTCGCGTCCACCGCGACCGCACCGCCACGACTGTCGGCGCGAAACGCGA
It encodes the following:
- the purS gene encoding phosphoribosylformylglycinamidine synthase subunit PurS, translating into MTAYTATVTVRLKRGVLDPEADTTQQALERLGFELADLRSADQFEVDLEAESADAAAERADEMAERLLANPTLHDYDVAVEERAG
- the purQ gene encoding phosphoribosylformylglycinamidine synthase I, with the translated sequence MTVAVVQFGGSNCDRDAVRALDRVGIDAERVWHEDGLPTGTEGVVLPGGFSYGDYLRAGAMAAHSPIMNEVRAAAADGTPVLGVCNGAQIGSESRLTPGAFTTNRSARFQCEDVFLRVENAETLWTAAYDEGEVIELPIAHGEGRFEIDDAAYEELVEEDRVLFRYCDADGEVTDEANPNGSKGNVAGVLGERENVAVLMPHPERASLAELGGSTDGQGVLEGLA